From one Brachypodium distachyon strain Bd21 chromosome 4, Brachypodium_distachyon_v3.0, whole genome shotgun sequence genomic stretch:
- the LOC100821038 gene encoding zinc finger protein 8: MSEQVSDLPAETPADGAAEIVSFSQLPFVRPKPPSAAAAAEAPGGPSSPTSSSIRLFGFDFPPDVGGTAASSSVTTNGDAAANHGDPGQAASGTASGAGRKFECHYCCRNFPTSQALGGHQNAHKRERQHAKRAQFQSAMAMQHVHHGHYSAYPAFAGAGGYHHRFVAAPAPPHMGGNGRYEPPPHYPSWSSANHLAPPMVPASRYYGGPGSVSEPINGSPVPASALWRLPGAVNVAAGAAPVPPPQQERPALVARRDEMAAAWGSRRGVTQAAGSASSASSASSSSQHEARHGAGDAAEKRANVSLDLTL, from the coding sequence ATGAGCGAGCAAGTGAGCGACCTTCCTGCCGAGACCCCGGCGGACGGCGCCGCGGAAATCGTCTCCTTCTCGCAGCTCCCCTTCGTGCGGCCCAAGCCACCgtccgcggcagcggcggcagaggcTCCCGGCGGGCCGTCGAGCCCCACGTCGTCGTCCATCCGTCTCTTCGGCTTCGACTTTCCCCCAGACGTCGGCGGGACCGCCGCGTCGTCCTCCGTCACCACCAACGGCGACGCTGCGGCCAACCATGGCGACCCGGGCCAGGCGGCGTCGGGTACTGCAAGTGGCGCCGGGCGCAAGTTCGAGTGCCACTACTGCTGCCGCAACTTCCCGACGTCGCAGGCGCTGGGGGGCCACCAGAACGCGCACAAGCGGGAGCGGCAGCACGCCAAGCGCGCGCAGTTCCAGAGCGCCATGGCCATGCAGCACGTCCACCACGGCCACTACTCGGCGTACCCCGCCtttgccggcgccggaggctaCCACCACCGCTTCGTCGCcgcgccggccccgccgcacATGGGCGGCAACGGACGctacgagccgccgccgcactaCCCTTCGTGGTCGTCGGCCAACCACCTCGCGCCTCCCATGGTGCCGGCCAGCAGGTACTACGGCGGCCCTGGCTCCGTGTCCGAGCCGATCAACGGCAGCCCGGTGCCGGCGTCCGCGCTCTGGCGGCTCCCGGGCGCTGTCAACGTGGCCGCAGGAGCGGCACCAGTGCCACCGCCGCAGCAAGAACGGCCAGCTCTTGTTGCCAGACGTGatgagatggcggcggcgtggggatcAAGAAGAGGAGTCACCCAAGCTGCAGGCTCCGCATCGTCGGCATCATCGGCGTCCTCATCGTCGCAGCACGAAGCGCGGCACGGGGCGGGAGACGCTGCCGAGAAGAGAGCCAACGTGAGCTTGGACCTGACCTTGTAG
- the LOC104584685 gene encoding uncharacterized protein LOC104584685, giving the protein MGNSYSNSGASSGHPHHHLQAPELPLHLCFFLLVLLAFLGFSWYASYEAAAETFADQGRLLLIVSPLALLVAVRLLSSSAGGGEGGSYGGRVDQLMSSLSMPERDSIHRAGGSPWGVGLLLVLLLVMVSYQSNFREKWFAL; this is encoded by the coding sequence atgggGAACTCGTACAGCAACAGCGGCGCGTCGTCGGGGCATCCGCATCACCACCTGCAGGCGCCGGAGCTGCCGCTGCACCTGTGCTTCTTCCTGCTGGTGCTGCTCGCGTTCCTGGGCTTCTCCTGGTACGCGAGctacgaggcggcggcggagacctTCGCCGACCAGGGCCGGCTCCTGCTCATCGTGTCGCCGCTGGCGCTGCTCGTCGCCGTGCGGCTgctgtcgtcgtcggccgGGGGCGGCGAAGGGGGGAGCTACGGCGGGCGCGTGGACCAGCTGATGTCGTCGCTGTCGATGCCCGAGAGGGACTCCATCCACCGCGCGGGGGGATCGCCGTGGGGCGTTGGGCTCCTGCTCGTGCTGCTCCTCGTCATGGTCTCGTACCAGTCAAACTTCCGCGAGAAGTGGTTCGCGCTCTAA